In one Salipiger abyssi genomic region, the following are encoded:
- a CDS encoding phosphoribosyltransferase, with the protein MQPHEFWQDFEPGPPPPPPWQHRFPAQMPDGRLLWLPIRPLGESGNGIASLILNQASFTVEAALADHLAARLKPYAPDVVIGLPTLGLGLARAVAAHLGHARMVPLGTSRKFWYDEALSVPLSSITSPGAAKRLYIDPRMLPLLDGARIALIDDVVSSGVSMRAGRDLLEMIGRAPVVTGVAMRQTLRWQQVLHGIPVEGVFDTPLLTRAGEGWQPAQG; encoded by the coding sequence ATGCAGCCCCACGAATTCTGGCAGGATTTCGAACCCGGCCCACCCCCGCCGCCTCCCTGGCAGCACAGGTTCCCGGCGCAGATGCCCGACGGACGGCTGCTCTGGCTGCCCATCCGTCCGCTGGGAGAAAGCGGCAACGGCATCGCCTCGCTGATCCTCAACCAGGCGAGTTTCACGGTCGAGGCGGCGCTGGCGGATCACCTCGCCGCGCGGCTCAAACCCTATGCGCCGGATGTGGTGATCGGCCTGCCGACGCTGGGGCTGGGCCTTGCCCGGGCGGTGGCGGCGCATCTGGGCCATGCGCGGATGGTGCCGCTCGGCACCTCGCGCAAGTTCTGGTACGACGAGGCGCTGTCGGTGCCGCTCAGCTCGATCACCAGCCCGGGCGCTGCCAAACGGCTCTATATCGACCCGCGCATGCTGCCGCTGCTCGACGGTGCGCGGATTGCGCTCATCGACGATGTGGTCAGCTCCGGCGTCTCGATGCGGGCCGGGCGCGATCTGCTGGAGATGATCGGTCGGGCGCCGGTCGTCACGGGCGTTGCCATGCGCCAGACGCTTCGCTGGCAGCAGGTGCTTCATGGCATACCGGTGGAGGGCGTTTTCGACACGCCACTGCTCACGCGCGCGGGCGAAGGCTGGCAGCCCGCACAGGGCTGA
- a CDS encoding M20 aminoacylase family protein has protein sequence MTMPPDFDLAALTALRRDLHAHPELGFEEHRTAALVAERLRALGYETETGIAGTGVVGTLRGGGKAVGLRADMDALAMPETSGRDWASTVPGKMHACGHDGHTSMLLGAAEVLAKAPPEGVTVHLIFQPAEEGRGGAKAMVEAGLFERYPCDMVFGLHNMPGLTVDEMAVVAGPQLASSDSWTLRLVGEGTHGAKPHLGRDPLPAAGQFLASLQTVTGRIVDPLQPAVVSACSVQAGDPRALNVIPDVVEIGGTARAYTEEVRGQLEAGIGRLARGIAEAHGLEAEYTFIRRIPPVVNDPAATDVALAAARQVSGNVRTAFPPSTAGDDFAFFGQAAPGAYVWLGNGPAQDGALHHNTGYDFNDAALPTGVAFWVELVREAARRG, from the coding sequence ATGACGATGCCACCGGATTTCGACCTTGCCGCCCTGACCGCGCTGCGCCGCGATCTGCATGCCCATCCCGAGCTGGGGTTCGAGGAACACCGCACCGCCGCGCTGGTGGCCGAGCGCCTGCGCGCGCTGGGCTACGAGACCGAGACCGGCATTGCCGGCACCGGCGTGGTCGGTACGCTGCGCGGCGGCGGCAAGGCGGTGGGGCTGCGCGCCGATATGGACGCGCTGGCGATGCCCGAGACCTCGGGGCGCGACTGGGCCTCGACCGTGCCGGGCAAGATGCATGCCTGCGGCCATGACGGCCACACTTCGATGCTTCTCGGTGCGGCGGAGGTGCTGGCTAAGGCGCCGCCCGAGGGGGTGACAGTGCATCTGATCTTCCAGCCCGCCGAAGAGGGGCGCGGCGGAGCGAAGGCCATGGTCGAGGCGGGGCTTTTCGAGCGCTACCCCTGCGACATGGTTTTCGGGCTGCACAATATGCCGGGGCTGACGGTCGACGAGATGGCGGTGGTGGCCGGGCCGCAGCTTGCCAGTTCCGATAGCTGGACGCTGCGGCTGGTGGGCGAGGGCACCCATGGTGCCAAACCGCATCTGGGCCGCGACCCGCTGCCGGCGGCGGGGCAGTTCCTCGCGAGCCTGCAAACGGTGACCGGGCGCATCGTCGATCCGTTGCAGCCGGCGGTGGTCAGCGCCTGTTCTGTGCAGGCGGGCGATCCGCGCGCGCTGAACGTGATCCCGGATGTCGTCGAGATCGGCGGTACCGCGCGCGCCTATACCGAAGAGGTGCGCGGCCAGCTCGAGGCGGGGATCGGACGGCTGGCACGCGGCATCGCCGAGGCGCACGGGCTGGAGGCGGAGTATACCTTTATCCGCCGCATCCCGCCGGTGGTGAACGACCCGGCGGCGACGGATGTGGCGCTGGCCGCCGCGCGGCAGGTGTCGGGCAATGTGCGCACGGCGTTTCCGCCCTCCACGGCGGGCGACGATTTCGCCTTTTTCGGTCAGGCGGCGCCGGGGGCCTATGTCTGGCTCGGCAACGGGCCGGCGCAAGACGGCGCGCTGCACCACAATACCGGCTACGATTTCAACGACGCAGCGCTGCCCACCGGCGTGGCGTTCTGGGTGGAGCTGGTGCGCGAGGCGGCACGGCGCGGCTGA
- a CDS encoding adenine deaminase — protein sequence MSLSEPQDLDDAALRDRAIAAARGDAPFDLLILGGQVADTALGEIRAADIGIVGPLIASVHAPGTRADAAETLDATGMIVTPGLIDTHMHVESSMITPETYAAHVLPRGVTTLVWDPHEFANVAGVEGLDYAARGAANACARILPLVPSCVPSAPGYETAGADFDGATIATLIERPDMHGLAEVMDMGAVIARAPRMRGILQAALASGKPLCGHARGLTGAELQAFTAAGITSDHELTSAEDLMEKLRAGLWIELRGSHDHLLPEIAQRLAGLPHCPPTLTLCTDDTFPDDLARDGGLDDMLRRMIRYGLPPMRALQAATLNAALRLGRHDLGRVAPGKRADLVLTRSLEAFGAEHVLFNGAAPAPTTPLPLPERLRGSMRLSPVTQEAFEIAAKGPEVRLATIDRPRFTQWGEIAAPVNDCKVVLPQGATRIAVLHRHGTAEPAPKVGILTGWGDWRGAFATTVSHDSHNLTVFGADPRDMATAANALIACGGGMAVAQGGAVTALLPLPVAGLVSDAPLDEVAEGLVTLRTAMESVVDWQPPYLVFKALVGATLACNKGPHQTDLGIADPQAGKLLTSPVLG from the coding sequence ATGAGCCTTTCCGAACCGCAGGATCTCGACGATGCCGCGTTGCGCGACCGCGCCATTGCCGCCGCGCGCGGAGACGCGCCCTTCGATCTGCTGATCCTCGGCGGGCAAGTGGCCGACACCGCGCTGGGAGAGATCCGCGCGGCCGATATCGGCATCGTGGGGCCACTCATCGCCTCGGTCCACGCGCCGGGCACGCGGGCGGATGCGGCGGAGACGCTCGACGCGACCGGCATGATCGTCACGCCGGGGCTGATCGACACGCATATGCATGTGGAAAGCTCCATGATCACGCCCGAGACCTATGCCGCCCATGTGCTGCCGCGCGGGGTGACGACGTTGGTCTGGGATCCGCATGAATTCGCCAATGTGGCCGGCGTCGAGGGGCTCGACTATGCTGCGCGCGGCGCCGCCAATGCCTGCGCCCGCATCCTGCCGCTGGTGCCCTCCTGCGTACCCTCGGCGCCCGGCTACGAGACGGCGGGGGCGGATTTCGACGGCGCCACCATCGCCACGCTGATCGAGCGGCCCGACATGCACGGGCTGGCGGAGGTCATGGATATGGGCGCGGTGATCGCGCGCGCGCCCCGGATGCGCGGCATCCTTCAGGCGGCGCTGGCCTCGGGCAAACCGCTCTGCGGCCATGCGCGCGGGCTGACCGGGGCCGAGCTTCAGGCCTTCACCGCGGCGGGGATCACCTCGGATCACGAGCTCACATCCGCCGAGGATCTGATGGAAAAGCTGCGCGCCGGGCTCTGGATCGAGCTGCGCGGCTCGCACGATCACCTGCTGCCGGAGATTGCACAGCGTCTGGCGGGCCTCCCGCACTGCCCACCCACCCTGACGCTCTGCACCGACGATACCTTTCCCGACGATCTGGCGCGGGACGGCGGGCTCGACGATATGCTGCGCCGGATGATCCGCTATGGCCTGCCGCCGATGCGGGCGCTTCAGGCCGCGACCCTGAACGCGGCACTGCGGCTGGGGAGGCATGACCTGGGTCGCGTGGCGCCGGGGAAACGCGCCGATCTGGTGCTGACCCGTTCGCTGGAGGCGTTCGGCGCCGAGCATGTGCTGTTCAACGGCGCCGCCCCCGCCCCGACCACACCGTTGCCACTGCCCGAACGGCTGCGCGGCAGCATGCGCCTGTCGCCGGTCACGCAGGAAGCGTTCGAAATTGCGGCGAAGGGCCCTGAGGTACGGCTTGCCACCATCGACCGGCCACGCTTCACCCAGTGGGGCGAGATCGCAGCCCCGGTCAACGACTGCAAGGTCGTGCTGCCGCAGGGCGCCACACGGATCGCCGTGCTGCATCGCCACGGGACTGCCGAACCCGCGCCCAAGGTCGGGATACTGACCGGCTGGGGCGACTGGCGCGGCGCCTTTGCCACCACGGTCAGCCATGACAGCCACAACCTCACGGTCTTCGGCGCAGATCCGCGCGACATGGCCACCGCCGCCAATGCGCTCATCGCCTGCGGCGGCGGCATGGCCGTGGCGCAGGGCGGCGCGGTCACGGCGCTGCTGCCGCTGCCGGTGGCGGGGCTGGTCTCCGACGCGCCGCTGGACGAAGTGGCCGAAGGGCTGGTGACGCTGCGTACCGCGATGGAGAGCGTGGTCGACTGGCAGCCGCCCTATCTGGTCTTCAAGGCGCTGGTGGGCGCGACGCTGGCCTGCAACAAGGGCCCGCATCAGACCGATCTCGGCATTGCCGATCCGCAGGCGGGCAAGCTCCTGACCTCGCCGGTGCTGGGCTGA
- a CDS encoding nucleoside hydrolase, producing the protein MGIWIDTDMGVDDLFAVLMLDGALPIDGMSLVFGCAELASVRANALDAANAYGWTFPVTEGADRALRGGLETAARILGPAGQPSRGLRLPRAVDRPLTRALTGLMTWLEWHEQAEILAMGPLTNLAYLALARPDLLPRIRRIVWMGGSVGRGNHTPYAEFNAIADPEALALLLAREVPLVMVDLEACRKVQVTEPDLAPLPPIMHDLMGGYLDIGLSRGRPGMALYDPVAAALLRAPELFTLSHVELVTELADPERRGQTRVTPATATPWQIVSDLDADAVRGLCLSALRDPS; encoded by the coding sequence ATGGGGATCTGGATCGACACCGATATGGGGGTCGACGACCTCTTTGCGGTGCTGATGCTCGACGGCGCACTGCCCATCGACGGCATGTCGCTGGTCTTTGGTTGTGCCGAGCTGGCCTCGGTGCGGGCCAATGCGCTCGACGCGGCCAACGCCTATGGCTGGACCTTCCCGGTGACCGAGGGCGCCGACCGCGCGCTTCGCGGGGGGCTGGAGACCGCCGCACGCATCCTCGGGCCCGCCGGACAGCCGAGCCGTGGGCTGCGCCTGCCCCGCGCGGTGGACCGGCCGCTGACCCGCGCGCTGACCGGGCTGATGACCTGGCTGGAATGGCACGAGCAGGCAGAGATTCTGGCCATGGGGCCGCTCACCAACCTCGCCTATCTGGCGCTGGCCCGGCCCGACCTGCTGCCGCGCATCCGCCGCATCGTCTGGATGGGCGGCTCGGTCGGGCGCGGCAACCACACGCCTTATGCCGAGTTCAACGCCATCGCCGACCCGGAGGCACTGGCGCTGCTGCTCGCCCGCGAGGTGCCGCTGGTGATGGTCGATCTCGAAGCCTGCCGCAAGGTGCAGGTGACCGAGCCCGACCTCGCCCCCCTGCCGCCGATCATGCACGACCTGATGGGCGGCTATCTCGATATCGGCCTCAGCCGGGGCCGCCCCGGCATGGCGCTTTACGATCCGGTCGCCGCGGCGCTGCTGCGCGCGCCCGAGCTCTTCACCCTGAGCCATGTCGAACTGGTGACCGAGCTCGCCGATCCGGAGCGCCGGGGCCAGACCCGCGTCACCCCCGCCACCGCCACGCCCTGGCAGATCGTCTCCGATCTCGACGCGGATGCGGTGCGCGGGCTCTGCCTCTCCGCCCTGAGGGATCCGTCATGA
- a CDS encoding ABC transporter ATP-binding protein translates to MSDYVALDGLTLAYGKTVAVEGLDLSIAKGELITLLGPSGCGKSTTMRAIAGLMTPSAGRIVIDGRDVTRLPPSKREVGLVFQSYALFPHLTVYENVAFGLRLKSAPDLDAKVRDGLATVGLTEFADRAPRDLSGGQQQRVALARSLVMEPKVLLLDEPLSNLDARLRLEMRMELQRVQKETGITMVFVTHDQAEALALADRIVLMRDGAIEQMGTPEEIYSAPVSGFAADFIGFETILPDGAGGGLAWRPGAVVLGSGPNQGTVRGTAFAGERREYILDSPLGTIKADTPAGAAPLEIGQSVAFDLPRERAAHLARLD, encoded by the coding sequence ATGTCTGACTACGTTGCGCTCGACGGGCTCACGCTCGCCTATGGCAAGACCGTCGCCGTGGAGGGGCTCGACCTCTCCATCGCCAAGGGCGAGCTGATCACCCTGCTGGGGCCCTCGGGCTGCGGCAAATCCACCACCATGCGCGCCATCGCCGGGCTGATGACGCCCAGCGCCGGGCGTATCGTGATCGACGGGCGCGACGTGACCCGCCTGCCGCCGTCCAAGCGGGAGGTCGGGCTGGTGTTTCAGAGCTATGCGCTGTTTCCGCATCTGACGGTTTACGAAAACGTGGCCTTTGGGCTGCGGCTGAAATCGGCACCCGATCTCGACGCCAAGGTGCGCGACGGGCTCGCGACCGTCGGGCTGACCGAGTTCGCGGATCGCGCGCCGCGCGATCTGTCGGGCGGGCAGCAGCAGCGGGTGGCGCTGGCCCGCAGTCTGGTGATGGAACCCAAGGTGTTGCTGCTCGACGAACCGCTCTCCAATCTCGACGCGCGGCTGCGCCTGGAAATGCGGATGGAGCTGCAACGGGTGCAGAAGGAGACGGGCATCACCATGGTCTTTGTCACCCACGATCAGGCCGAGGCGCTGGCACTGGCCGACCGCATAGTGCTGATGCGCGATGGCGCCATCGAGCAGATGGGCACGCCGGAAGAGATCTATTCCGCGCCGGTCTCGGGCTTTGCCGCCGATTTTATCGGCTTCGAGACGATCCTGCCCGACGGCGCGGGCGGCGGGCTGGCCTGGCGTCCCGGCGCGGTGGTGCTGGGCAGCGGCCCCAACCAGGGCACGGTGCGCGGCACCGCCTTTGCCGGCGAACGCCGGGAATACATCCTCGACAGCCCGCTTGGCACGATCAAGGCCGACACCCCCGCCGGCGCCGCGCCGCTGGAGATCGGCCAGAGCGTCGCCTTCGACCTGCCGCGCGAGCGCGCCGCGCATCTGGCGCGGCTCGACTGA
- a CDS encoding ABC transporter permease, which yields MNRLPSWVILTLTLAFLIGPFLIIIAAALSAGNSLAFPPQGLSLKWFIKVFTIESFRASFGVSMFLAVGGTLTALALGIPASYAMTRYRVPGAEAVRLIVSSPIIVPGIIVGLALLRYLVLPTGIGMLTALFLAHTALVLPYAVRVVSASMENLRTDMEEAALILGCTRFQAVTKVVLPNIRGGILAAFILGFVTSFNQVPVSLFLSGPGIRTLPIDMIAYMEINYDPSVAALSALLAFLSIGIILAAERFLGFSKYV from the coding sequence ATGAACCGTCTGCCGAGCTGGGTCATCCTGACCCTGACCCTCGCCTTTCTGATCGGCCCGTTCCTGATCATCATCGCCGCCGCGCTCTCGGCGGGCAATTCGCTGGCCTTCCCGCCGCAGGGCCTGTCGCTCAAGTGGTTCATCAAGGTCTTTACCATCGAGAGCTTCCGCGCCTCTTTCGGCGTGTCGATGTTTCTCGCGGTGGGCGGCACGCTGACGGCGCTGGCGCTGGGGATTCCCGCCAGCTACGCGATGACCCGCTACCGCGTGCCGGGGGCCGAGGCGGTGCGGCTGATCGTCTCCTCGCCGATCATCGTGCCGGGCATCATCGTCGGCCTCGCACTGTTGCGCTATCTGGTGCTGCCCACCGGCATCGGCATGCTCACCGCGCTGTTCCTCGCCCATACGGCACTGGTGCTGCCCTATGCGGTACGCGTGGTCTCCGCCTCAATGGAGAACCTGCGCACCGACATGGAAGAGGCGGCGCTGATCCTCGGCTGCACGCGGTTTCAGGCGGTGACCAAGGTGGTGCTGCCGAATATTCGCGGCGGCATCCTCGCCGCCTTCATCCTGGGCTTTGTCACCTCGTTCAATCAGGTGCCGGTCTCACTGTTCCTGTCGGGGCCGGGGATCCGCACCCTGCCCATCGACATGATCGCCTATATGGAAATCAACTATGATCCATCCGTGGCGGCGCTTTCAGCGCTGCTCGCCTTCCTCTCCATCGGCATCATCCTCGCCGCGGAACGGTTCCTGGGGTTCTCGAAATATGTCTGA
- a CDS encoding ABC transporter permease, producing MFEDKRTGLALALPAAVFAAALFLLPVGILLSEGFRNADGWSLAPYVEFFASGRNRVVFLRTLKLAALVAGVSAVIGYATAFAIVSLPPASRGRVFALVTLPLMISPVARTYAWLVILGRTGFVNQVLVGSGLLDTPLRLLFTETAVFIGLLQLFLPLMIISLVSAMENMPRDAVPAARVLGANWFQVFARVILPLTREGLVIGGTLVFTGSMTAYITPAILGGAKVLMLETLLYQRVTVANDFASASVIAMILMVMAFSANLLLKRLATARRAR from the coding sequence ATGTTCGAGGACAAACGCACAGGTCTCGCCCTGGCCTTGCCTGCGGCGGTCTTCGCCGCGGCGCTGTTTCTGCTGCCGGTGGGCATCCTGCTTTCCGAAGGCTTTCGCAATGCCGACGGCTGGTCGCTGGCGCCTTATGTCGAGTTCTTCGCCAGCGGCCGCAACCGCGTGGTGTTCCTGCGCACGCTGAAACTGGCGGCGCTTGTGGCCGGGGTCTCGGCGGTGATTGGCTATGCCACCGCCTTCGCCATCGTCAGCCTGCCGCCCGCCTCGCGCGGACGGGTCTTTGCGCTGGTCACCCTGCCGTTGATGATCTCGCCCGTGGCGCGCACCTATGCATGGCTGGTGATCCTCGGGCGCACCGGCTTCGTCAACCAGGTGCTGGTGGGAAGCGGGCTGCTCGACACGCCGCTGCGGCTGCTTTTCACCGAGACCGCCGTCTTTATCGGCCTGCTGCAACTCTTCCTGCCGCTAATGATCATCAGCCTGGTCTCGGCGATGGAGAACATGCCGCGCGATGCGGTGCCCGCCGCGCGAGTACTCGGCGCCAACTGGTTTCAGGTCTTTGCCCGGGTCATCCTGCCGCTCACCCGCGAGGGGCTGGTGATCGGAGGCACGCTGGTCTTCACCGGTTCGATGACCGCCTATATCACACCCGCCATCCTCGGCGGCGCCAAGGTACTGATGCTGGAGACGCTGCTCTATCAGCGGGTCACGGTGGCCAATGATTTCGCCTCGGCGAGCGTGATCGCCATGATCCTCATGGTCATGGCCTTCTCCGCCAACCTGCTGCTCAAGCGTCTCGCCACCGCAAGGAGGGCGCGATGA
- a CDS encoding ABC transporter substrate-binding protein translates to MTRRPAKTRLLAAASLSALALAPAAHAADKTLTISVYSFAQDEFKEIVYDPFEEICDCDIVVETGNSVERLAKIEANKDDPVIDMAVLSTHDAMGAARKDLLQPVDVSKLSNYDKLYDIAKDPLGDHLGIGYTFYATSIVYRSDKVTVESWADLMSPELAGNVAFPDVTTNQGPPALYMLGQAMGSEGYDLSPAIEEVAAHADDIVTYYVRSSQLAQLMQQEEIWAAPVGRFAWGRFKDNGLPMEWARPKEGQTGGMNVMVMTANNGNEDLALQFMDFWLSTDIQTALAEALVDSPANAEVEVSDEVAENLTYGAETVASLKLLPPDVILDSRESWLEEWNAKVLK, encoded by the coding sequence ATGACCCGACGTCCCGCCAAGACCCGCCTGCTGGCGGCGGCGAGCCTGAGCGCGCTCGCCCTCGCACCCGCGGCCCATGCCGCCGACAAGACGCTGACCATCTCGGTCTACAGCTTTGCCCAGGATGAATTCAAAGAGATCGTCTACGACCCGTTCGAGGAGATCTGCGACTGCGATATCGTCGTCGAGACCGGCAATTCCGTCGAGCGGCTGGCCAAGATCGAAGCCAACAAGGACGACCCGGTGATCGACATGGCGGTGCTCTCCACCCATGACGCCATGGGCGCCGCCCGCAAGGATCTGCTGCAACCGGTCGATGTGTCGAAACTGTCGAATTACGACAAGCTCTACGACATCGCCAAGGATCCGCTGGGCGACCATCTGGGCATTGGCTACACTTTCTACGCCACCTCCATCGTGTACCGCTCCGACAAGGTGACGGTGGAGAGCTGGGCCGACCTGATGTCGCCCGAGCTGGCAGGCAACGTGGCCTTTCCCGATGTCACCACCAACCAGGGCCCGCCGGCGCTCTACATGCTCGGCCAGGCGATGGGATCGGAGGGCTATGACCTCTCCCCCGCCATCGAAGAGGTCGCCGCGCATGCGGACGATATCGTGACCTATTACGTGCGCTCCTCGCAGCTCGCTCAGCTCATGCAGCAGGAGGAGATCTGGGCCGCGCCGGTGGGCCGCTTTGCCTGGGGCCGGTTCAAGGACAATGGGCTGCCGATGGAATGGGCGAGACCGAAAGAGGGCCAGACCGGCGGCATGAACGTCATGGTGATGACCGCCAATAACGGCAACGAGGATCTGGCGCTGCAATTCATGGATTTCTGGCTCTCGACCGACATCCAGACCGCGCTGGCCGAGGCGCTGGTCGACAGCCCCGCCAATGCCGAGGTGGAGGTCTCCGACGAGGTGGCCGAGAACCTGACCTATGGTGCCGAGACCGTGGCCTCGCTCAAGCTGCTGCCGCCCGACGTGATCCTCGACAGCCGCGAAAGCTGGCTGGAGGAATGGAACGCCAAGGTGCTGAAGTAA
- a CDS encoding LacI family DNA-binding transcriptional regulator, translating into MTPKLEDIARAMGVSKATVSNALSGKGRVSEALKARIRDEAARLGYAPSVQARALRTGRSGVIGLVLPDIANPLFPALAQSIEAAAQARGLGVLIADSRGTREAQDKALRRLLRQGADGLVVVPRRGTKLPELAVPVAVIDAASTPGNTISADHRQGGALIAEHLRSFGHKNILIVGQSRSSRVQTDRVAGMRAALDSDMRARVLWLEEAPLPAPRDILAQGFTALAATSDLIALPLLTRLQAAGLKVPQEIAVTGFDNHAFSALVAPGLTTVAQNLGTIAEGALASVLAQLDAQPAPPPRTVPVTLLPRGTTINQPNTETCP; encoded by the coding sequence ATGACACCCAAGCTGGAAGACATCGCGCGCGCCATGGGGGTCTCCAAGGCCACCGTGTCCAACGCGCTCTCTGGCAAGGGGCGGGTCTCGGAGGCGTTGAAGGCCCGCATCCGCGACGAGGCTGCGCGACTGGGCTATGCCCCTTCGGTGCAGGCGCGGGCGCTGCGCACCGGGCGCAGCGGCGTGATCGGGCTGGTACTGCCCGACATCGCGAATCCGCTCTTTCCCGCTCTGGCCCAATCCATCGAAGCGGCAGCGCAGGCGCGCGGGCTCGGCGTGCTCATCGCCGACAGCCGGGGCACCCGCGAGGCACAGGACAAGGCGCTGCGCCGGCTGCTGCGGCAAGGGGCCGACGGGCTGGTCGTGGTGCCGAGACGCGGTACAAAACTGCCAGAGCTCGCGGTGCCGGTCGCGGTCATCGACGCCGCCTCTACCCCGGGCAACACCATCTCTGCCGATCACCGGCAGGGCGGCGCGCTGATCGCCGAGCATCTGCGCAGCTTCGGGCACAAGAACATCCTTATCGTCGGGCAAAGCCGCTCGTCCCGGGTACAGACCGACCGGGTGGCCGGCATGCGAGCGGCACTCGACAGCGACATGCGCGCAAGGGTGCTTTGGCTGGAGGAAGCCCCCCTCCCCGCGCCGCGCGACATCCTGGCCCAGGGCTTCACCGCGCTTGCCGCCACTTCCGACCTGATCGCGCTGCCGCTGCTGACGCGCTTGCAGGCGGCCGGGCTGAAGGTGCCGCAAGAGATCGCGGTGACCGGCTTCGACAATCACGCCTTCTCGGCGCTTGTGGCGCCGGGCCTGACCACCGTCGCCCAGAATCTGGGCACCATCGCCGAGGGCGCGCTGGCCAGCGTGCTGGCGCAGCTCGACGCCCAACCCGCACCGCCGCCGCGCACCGTTCCGGTGACGCTGCTGCCACGCGGCACAACCATAAACCAACCCAACACGGAGACCTGCCCATGA
- the cyoA gene encoding ubiquinol oxidase subunit II, whose protein sequence is MIYLRKPLLAAGCALALSGCRYDVLSPQGWVGGQERNLLIISTLLMLIVILPVLFMAVYFPLRYRADRSDTSDYDPSFEHSNKLEAVVWGVPVLIVAALGWYTYVYTHRLDPYRPLDHLEAGAPVEVQAVSLDWKWLFIYPELGVASVNELAIPAGRPVNFSLTSSTVMNTLSIPALGGMVYSMAGMETKLHLIADSEGTFQGRSAHYSGPGFSDMVFETKALGEDDFEAWVAGLRETGTPLDRDSYLALEKPSIDAPVSYFASVEDGLFDRIVNLCVEAGKVCMKDMMMSDSMGGGGLEGIGDAAAYSHDRARAIDGFGAPITLPEPAATSHHESAREEALLTVPGLICGPGVDGQEDSIHVN, encoded by the coding sequence TTGATATATCTAAGAAAACCGCTGCTGGCAGCGGGGTGTGCACTTGCGCTCTCCGGATGCCGCTACGATGTTCTGTCGCCGCAGGGCTGGGTCGGCGGGCAGGAACGCAACCTGCTGATCATCTCGACCCTTCTCATGCTGATCGTCATTCTTCCGGTCCTGTTCATGGCCGTCTATTTCCCGCTGAGATACCGCGCCGACCGCAGCGATACCTCCGATTACGACCCGAGTTTCGAGCATTCCAACAAGCTCGAAGCGGTGGTCTGGGGCGTTCCGGTGCTGATCGTCGCGGCGCTGGGCTGGTACACCTATGTCTATACCCACCGGCTCGACCCCTATCGCCCGCTCGATCATCTCGAAGCCGGCGCGCCCGTTGAGGTGCAGGCGGTCTCGCTCGACTGGAAATGGCTCTTTATCTACCCCGAACTGGGCGTGGCCTCGGTCAACGAACTGGCGATCCCGGCCGGGCGTCCGGTGAATTTCAGCCTGACCTCGTCGACCGTGATGAACACGCTGTCGATCCCGGCGCTGGGCGGCATGGTCTATTCCATGGCGGGGATGGAGACCAAGCTGCACCTGATCGCCGACAGCGAGGGCACGTTCCAGGGCCGGTCTGCGCATTACTCCGGTCCCGGGTTCTCGGACATGGTGTTCGAGACAAAGGCGCTCGGCGAGGACGATTTCGAAGCCTGGGTCGCCGGGCTGCGCGAGACGGGTACGCCGCTTGACCGCGACAGCTATCTGGCGCTGGAAAAGCCCTCCATCGACGCGCCGGTGAGCTATTTCGCCTCCGTCGAGGACGGGCTTTTCGACCGCATCGTCAATCTCTGTGTCGAGGCCGGCAAGGTCTGCATGAAGGACATGATGATGTCCGACAGCATGGGCGGCGGCGGGCTGGAGGGCATCGGCGATGCAGCCGCCTACAGCCATGACCGCGCCCGCGCCATCGACGGGTTCGGCGCCCCCATCACCCTGCCGGAACCGGCAGCGACTTCCCATCACGAGAGCGCCCGCGAAGAGGCGCTGCTGACCGTGCCCGGCCTGATCTGCGGCCCCGGCGTGGACGGCCAGGAGGACAGCATCCATGTTAACTGA